The DNA window CATGGCGGAGTACGACCTGCGGGCGCTGGGGACGGAGGTCGAGCGCTAGGACCTCGAGCCGAGGACGAGGGTCGCCGGCATGGCTGCCGGGTCGATGCCACTGGCCGGGCTCCTCCCAGTGCCCGCGCTGCAGGCTTCGCCAGCGGCTGCTCCGGGCCATCCGCCGGGCGCACCGAAGCGCTTCTGGTGATCGCTTCCCCCTCGTCCGGCCAGTTCCCGACCGCGATCGACGATGACCCTCTGATATACTCCTGGGTTGCCCCGGATCACCGGGGCAGTGCCTTGCCAAATGACATTCGCCCAGCCGAACCGAGACGGGTGGCAGGCACTGCCCCGCCGCGAGCGATGAAGAGGAACCCAAATGGACAAGAGGGAATTGCTCCGGATGTACCGCGAAATGGTCGTGGTGCGCCGGCTGGAGGAGCGTTCGGCCGAGCTGTATCAGCAAGGCAAGATCGGCGGCTTTCTGCACCTGTACATCGGCCAGGAGGCGGTCTGCACGGGGCTGATCTCGGCTCGCAGACCGGAAGACCGGGTGATCACCGCCTACCGTGACCATGGGGTCGCTGTCGCCTGCGGCATTCCCGTCCAAGAGGTGATGGCGGAA is part of the Anaerolineales bacterium genome and encodes:
- a CDS encoding thiamine pyrophosphate-dependent enzyme; translation: MDKRELLRMYREMVVVRRLEERSAELYQQGKIGGFLHLYIGQEAVCTGLISARRPEDRVITAYRDHGVAVACGIPVQEVMAE